In Miscanthus floridulus cultivar M001 chromosome 5, ASM1932011v1, whole genome shotgun sequence, one genomic interval encodes:
- the LOC136451240 gene encoding uncharacterized protein, translated as MLGGAAKARGAAERGACGRVGLPGRGEQRGARRRCGARGDRGHARRWGTQRGRVAAVVEAWGGCEVHRGRWEARGAGRGRAGGGCAAVVGGGMGRRGVRCCGGGAVGARGGRARQRGVAAVGVDAWGAAEVRARRRGTRGGRARGSQRARRPSAQRWARGDGRVAAGCAAAVVEARRPARERARGEGDVVSIGNFFLTRFRLEI; from the coding sequence ATGCTGGGTGGGGCGGCGAAGGCACGCGGGGCGGCCGAGCGTGGGGCGTGTGGGCGCGTGGGGTTGCCAGGCCGAGGCGAACAGCGGGGTGCGCGGCGGAGGTGTGGAGCACGGGGCGACCGGGGGCACGCGCGGCGGTGGGGCACGCAGCGTGGGcgcgtggcggcggtggtggaggcgtggGGTGGCTGCGAGGTGCACCGCGGGCGGTGGGAGGCGCGCGGGGCCGGCCGAGGGCGCGCTGGCGGCGGGTGCGCGGCGGTGGTGGGTGGAGGCATGGGGCGGCGCGGGGTGCGCTGCTGCGGTGGTGGGGCGGTCGGCGCGCGCGGCGGCCGAGCACGACAGCGGGGTGTTGCGGCAGTCGGTGTGGATGCGTGGGGGGCGGCCGAGGTGCGCGCGCGGCGGAGGGGCACGCGGGGCGGCCGGGCTCGGGGCAGCCAGCGTGCGCGGCGGCCAAGCGCGCAGCGGTGGGCGCGTGGCGACGGGCGCGTGGCGGCGgggtgcgcggcggcggtggtggaggcgcggaGGCCGGCCCGCGAGCGGGCGCGTGGGGAGGGAGATGTGGTTTCGATCGGGAATTTTTTTTTGACAAGATTTCGATTGGAAATTTAG